CCAGGCCACCAACGTTGTCGCTTTTCACGAGGATGGGACCCCAGTTTTTCACGAGCATTCCCCCCGGGGTCGGGAACGAGCTCGGTGTCCTGACGTAGTCCAGCCTACCCTGTTCGCCTCCCGCCTGTCGAGCCCCTGCTTTGCGCAGCCCGCCCTGGCTTGAGCCGCTGCCTGTAGGATTCGCCCTCGATGACCAGATCGTAGGCCGTGCTGGTGAAGCGATCGATCGCGCCTTGAGCTCGGACCGGGTCGGCGAACGTGGCCAGCCATTCGTCGGGCCCACGGTTGCTGGTGATGATCATCGAGCCGGAGCGATGGCGCTCGACGAGGATGTCGTAGGCGTCGCGGCTTTCGGTTGGCGGCATCAGGTCCAGGCCGAAGTCGTCCCCGATCAGCAGGTCGACCGCGACCAGGCGCCGCAGCTCGGCGTCGTAGGAGTTGTCCACGCGGGCTTGCTGCAGGCTCTTGAGCAGCTTGTCGGTGCGGACGGCGAGCACCGAGAGGCGGCGGCGGCAGGCGATGTGCCCGAGCGCATGAGCCAGGAACGTCT
This region of bacterium genomic DNA includes:
- a CDS encoding ATP-binding protein — encoded protein: MTTTTLPTISPDLKGVLRQLRLSPVLDVLPERLLQARQLQMPHQDFLLLVLQDETSRRDGQAATLRARRAALDPDARLELWDDDAAVHYDRSLLSELATLRFLEARQNVTIVGPVGVGKTFLAHALGHIACRRRLSVLAVRTDKLLKSLQQARVDNSYDAELRRLVAVDLLIGDDFGLDLMPPTESRDAYDILVERHRSGSMIITSNRGPDEWLATFADPVRAQGAIDRFTSTAYDLVIEGESYRQRLKPGRAAQSRGSTGGRRTG